A genome region from Piliocolobus tephrosceles isolate RC106 chromosome 8, ASM277652v3, whole genome shotgun sequence includes the following:
- the GRIFIN gene encoding grifin: protein MAVQVGETLDLEKESGAGGSLSHPCSLCTELEFEAFCAGGLAPGWNPLVQGHADAGEDRSFDIHFLSETGDIAFHVKPRFSSTTMVGSAFQGGRWGLVEVSSIFPLAPGEPFEVTGAWPAQIEGSSDAEQFHVYAQEHKVLQSPHQQRPLGTITRVHVLSDTSVQVEELAKRGLSWG, encoded by the exons ATGGCAGTGCAGGTGGGTGAGACCCTGGACCTGGAGAAGGAGAGTGGGGCTGGGGGCTCCCTGAGCCACCCGTGCTCTCTCTGCACTGAGCTGGAG TTTGAAGCCTTCTGTGCAGGGGGCCTGGCCCCCGGCTGGAACCCGCTCGTCCAGGGACATGCTGACGCTGGAGAGGACAGGTCA TTCGATATTCACTTCCTGTCGGAGACGGGGGACATTGCCTTCCACGTCAAGCCCCGGTTCTCCAGCACCACCATGGTGGGCAGTGCCTTCCAGGGCGGCCGCTGGGGCCTGGTGGAGGTGTCTAGCATCTTCCCGCTGGCCCCGGGGGAGCCCTTTGAGGTGACAGGGGCCT GGCCTGCCCAGATAGAGGGCAGCTCGGACGCGGAGCAGTTCCACGTCTACGCCCAGGAGCACAAGGTGCTGCAGTCCCCACACCAGCAGAGGCCGCTGGGCACCATCACCAGGGTGCACGTGCTGAGTGACACCTCTGTCCAGGTGGAGGAGCTGGCCAAGAGGGGCCTGAGCTGGGGGTAA